The region CTCAACCCCAGCGTCACAACCCCTCATGCCTGGTGACCATAGCGAGTTGGAACCACCCCTTCCCATCCCGAACAGGTCCGTGAAACGACTCCGCGCCGATGATAGTGCGGATTACCCGTGTGAAAGTAGGTCATCGCCAGGCTCTTATTGTGCAAAACCCCTCGACAGCGTGTGCTGCGAGGGGTTTTGTTTTTGGCGCTCGCCAGCGCCCTTGGCGCCGTAATACCATTGCCGCAGCTTTTCATTTCCGCACATGTCCGCTGACTGCGCCTGGTATCTCTATCTCCTCGAATGCACCGGCGATTCCATTTATACCGGAATCACCACGGACGTGGCCCGCCGGTTTGCCGAACACCAGTCCGGAAAGGGCGCCAAATATACGCGCTCACGCAAGCCGCTGCGCGTGCTCGGTCAGATGCGCTTCGCCACCAAGTCGGAAGCGTTGAAGGCGGAAATCGAAATCAAACGCATGAGTTCGGCGCAGAAGCGATCATTTTGCGCTCAGCTTCCGGCCCTCGACGCGCAGCACCAGACTGTGTGAAGT is a window of Cupriavidus taiwanensis LMG 19424 DNA encoding:
- a CDS encoding GIY-YIG nuclease family protein, which produces MSADCAWYLYLLECTGDSIYTGITTDVARRFAEHQSGKGAKYTRSRKPLRVLGQMRFATKSEALKAEIEIKRMSSAQKRSFCAQLPALDAQHQTV